In Streptomyces sclerotialus, the DNA window GGCATGTTCGGTGCGATGACGACGCTGCCGCTGTACCTCCAGCTCGCCCAGGGCATGAGCCCGATGGCGGCGGGCCTGGCGATGCTGCCCACCACGGTCGCCAACGTCGCCGTCACCCTCACCGTCGGCCGGCTGATCTCCCGTACCGGACGCCTGAAGGTGCACCTGGTGACGGGCGTCGGCTGCTTCACCGCCGCCATGCTCGTCTACGCCACGCTCCAGGCCGACAGCCCGCTCTGGTACGTCGCGATCGGCATGCTCTTCATGGGTGCGGGACTGGGCGCGGCGATGCAGACCATGACCACGCTGGCCCAGTCCGAGGTGCCCCGTACGGACATGGGCGCCGCGACCGCCTCGGTGAACTTCTTCCGCTCCAACGGCGGCACGGTCGGCGCCGCCGCGTTCCTGTCGGTCCTCTTCTCGCTGGCCGGCTCGCGGATCGGCGAACGGCTCGACGAGGCGTTCCGCCACCCGGCCCTGCGCCGACTGGCCGAGGAGCCCGACAACGCCCGCGCGCTGAGCGGCGTACTGCGCCCGCACGGCGGCCTCGACCTGGAGGACTCCGCCTTCCTCCACACCCTGGACCCGCGCCTGGCGCTGCCCTTCCTGGAGGGCTACGTCGCCGCCATGCGCGTCGTCTTCCTGACGGGCGCGGCGGTGACCCTGCTCGCTTTCGTGATCGCGGCCTGGCGCGTCCCGAACCTCGAACTGTCCGACGAGTGACGGAGCGGTAGGCTCCTCTGCCGGTCCGGCCGGACCGGCCGGCAGAGGATGGGGGAGACGATGGGAACGCCGTTCGCCGTGGAGATCACCGTGCGCGGGTACGAGACCGATGCGCAGGGGCACCTCAACTCCAGCGTGTACATGCAGTACGCCGAGCACGCCCGGTGGTCCTTGCTCCAGGCGGCCGGCATCCGCCAGTCCGACCTGCTCGACCAGGGCGTCGGCCCGGTGAACCTGGAGACCACCGTGCGGTTCCGGCGTGAGCTGCGCGCCGGGGACGAGGTGACGGTGGACTGCGCATTCGTCTGGGGCGAGGGGAAGACCTACCGGATCGAGCAGCGGATCGTGCGGGCCGACGGCGAGGTGGCCGCCGAGGTGGCCAGTGTGTGCGGCGTGCTGGACCTTGCGGACCGGCGGCTCGTGGGGGATCCGGCGCGGGTCTTCCGCTCGGCTGCCGAGGACCTGAGTCTGTTCGACTTCTGACACGCCACGGCCGCCTCTGTCGCAACCCTTGACCCGTCCGTCACCAGATTTTAACGTCCATTCACCTTCTGAATTCAGGGCGGGCGATGGAGCCTGCCCGTTGCCGAAAAGGTGAACTCATGCAGGGGATGCGACGACGCACGCTTCTGAGTGCGGCCGGCGGGACGGCCGTTGCCGGCGGGCTCCTCGGGGCGGGGAGCGCGCAGGCCGCCGCTCCGGCCGCAGGAGGGACGGCCGCCGCGGCGGACGGCCCCCGCGCCTCGGGACCGTACGACCGGAAGATCAGGGAACTGCTGGGCCGGATGACCGTCGACGAGAAGTTCGGCCAGCTTCAGCAGCTGCCCTGGACCTGGGACACCGGGCCCGGCGGCGGCGAGACC includes these proteins:
- a CDS encoding acyl-CoA thioesterase encodes the protein MGTPFAVEITVRGYETDAQGHLNSSVYMQYAEHARWSLLQAAGIRQSDLLDQGVGPVNLETTVRFRRELRAGDEVTVDCAFVWGEGKTYRIEQRIVRADGEVAAEVASVCGVLDLADRRLVGDPARVFRSAAEDLSLFDF